A single region of the Erythrobacter sp. HL-111 genome encodes:
- a CDS encoding sodium:calcium antiporter, which produces MLDLAQYSTTVLGLAFAACAVVIAFFGSKMAGYADIIADRTGFGEALIGSVMLGAGTSMPGIVTSITTAASGAADLSVSNAMGGIVAQTMFLALADIFYKRVNLEHAGVSAVNLGQATVLIVLIALPVMAWAAPPFAIWGVNPLSPVLIAVYLIGLHNAHRIHQEPMWLPKQTDDTQEDVADEDDKSQSLAMLFVLFGGLVAIVGLAGYAVGEIGIALSDRLGLSGALVGSLATATVTSLPELVTTIAAVRRRAPQLAIGGIVSGNMFDSLFVAASDFAYREGSIYHAISDATLFWMGLVIVMTAVLLLGMLRREREGPGKIGWESVMLIGLWAIGTGLQIYRG; this is translated from the coding sequence TTGCTCGACCTTGCCCAGTATTCGACCACCGTTCTCGGCCTGGCTTTCGCTGCCTGCGCGGTGGTCATCGCGTTCTTCGGTTCGAAGATGGCGGGCTATGCCGACATAATCGCCGACCGGACGGGATTCGGCGAAGCGCTGATCGGTTCGGTGATGCTGGGCGCGGGGACGAGCATGCCCGGGATCGTCACCTCGATCACGACCGCGGCGAGCGGGGCGGCCGATCTGAGCGTTTCGAACGCCATGGGCGGGATCGTCGCCCAGACCATGTTCCTGGCGCTTGCCGATATCTTCTACAAGCGGGTCAATCTCGAACATGCCGGGGTGAGCGCGGTCAATCTGGGGCAGGCGACGGTGCTGATCGTGCTCATCGCGCTGCCCGTCATGGCCTGGGCCGCGCCGCCTTTCGCGATCTGGGGCGTCAACCCGCTGAGCCCGGTGCTGATCGCGGTCTACCTGATCGGCCTGCACAATGCCCATCGCATCCACCAGGAGCCGATGTGGCTGCCGAAACAGACCGACGACACGCAGGAAGACGTCGCGGATGAGGACGACAAGAGCCAATCGCTCGCCATGCTGTTCGTGCTGTTTGGCGGGCTCGTGGCGATCGTCGGCCTTGCCGGCTATGCGGTGGGCGAGATCGGCATCGCCTTGTCGGACCGGCTCGGCCTAAGCGGGGCGCTGGTCGGCTCGCTCGCCACCGCGACCGTCACGTCGCTGCCCGAACTCGTCACCACCATCGCCGCCGTGCGCAGGCGCGCGCCGCAATTGGCGATCGGCGGGATCGTGAGCGGCAACATGTTCGATTCGCTGTTCGTCGCGGCAAGCGACTTCGCCTATCGCGAGGGCAGCATCTATCACGCGATCTCGGATGCGACGCTGTTCTGGATGGGGCTGGTGATCGTGATGACGGCTGTCCTGCTGCTCGGCATGTTGCGCCGCGAACGCGAAGGGCCGGGCAAGATCGGATGGGAGTCGGTCATGCTGATCGGGTTGTGGGCGATCGGGACAGGCCTGCAGATCTACCGCGGATAG
- a CDS encoding PA0069 family radical SAM protein, producing the protein MPDTQRTAVKGRGAASARTPERFGLAAREACGNWRDHVAALDGPPPRLRTTVTEERPRSILSFNRSPDVPFDRSVNAYRGCEHGCIYCYARPTHAYHDLSPGLDFETRLFAKPNAAELLRETLAKPGYRPRPIAIGTNTDGYQPIERDWRITRSVLEVCLEARHPVTITTKSDRVLDDLDLVAQMARERLVAVAISVTTLDPALSRKLEPRCAAPAKRLAALARLVEARVPTHCSVSPIIPAITDEFMEGIVAEAGRLGVQSAGWIPLRLPHEVAPLFREWLDVHFPERAGKVMGIVRSIRGGRDNDPDFGTRMKPEGVWADLFRSRFALACKRAGIGKHRFELDCSRFRPPEAGGQMRLL; encoded by the coding sequence ATGCCCGATACCCAGCGCACGGCAGTCAAGGGCCGCGGAGCGGCTTCCGCCCGCACGCCCGAACGTTTCGGCCTCGCCGCGCGCGAGGCCTGCGGCAACTGGCGCGATCACGTCGCGGCCCTGGACGGACCGCCTCCCAGACTGCGCACGACCGTCACGGAGGAGCGCCCGCGCTCGATCCTCAGCTTCAACCGGTCGCCCGATGTGCCCTTCGACCGTTCGGTCAACGCCTATCGCGGCTGCGAGCACGGCTGCATCTATTGCTATGCCCGCCCGACCCATGCCTATCACGACCTGTCGCCCGGGCTCGATTTCGAAACGCGCCTGTTCGCCAAGCCCAATGCGGCGGAGCTCCTGCGCGAAACGCTGGCGAAGCCCGGCTATCGCCCCCGCCCCATCGCGATCGGCACCAACACCGACGGCTACCAGCCGATCGAGCGGGACTGGCGGATCACCCGCAGCGTGCTGGAGGTCTGCCTCGAAGCGCGCCACCCGGTGACGATCACGACCAAGTCGGACCGGGTGCTGGACGACCTCGACCTCGTCGCGCAGATGGCGCGCGAAAGGCTCGTCGCGGTGGCGATCTCGGTCACCACGCTCGATCCCGCGCTCTCCCGCAAGCTCGAACCGCGCTGCGCCGCCCCGGCCAAGCGGCTCGCCGCGCTCGCCCGGCTGGTCGAGGCGCGCGTGCCGACGCATTGCTCGGTATCGCCGATCATCCCCGCGATCACCGACGAATTCATGGAAGGCATCGTCGCGGAGGCCGGCAGGCTGGGCGTGCAGAGCGCGGGGTGGATCCCGCTGCGCCTGCCGCACGAGGTTGCGCCGCTGTTCCGCGAATGGCTCGACGTCCACTTCCCCGAACGCGCAGGCAAGGTGATGGGCATCGTCCGTTCGATCCGGGGCGGGCGAGACAATGATCCCGATTTCGGCACGCGCATGAAGCCCGAAGGCGTGTGGGCCGACCTCTTCCGCAGCCGCTTCGCCCTCGCCTGCAAGCGCGCCGGGATCGGCAAGCACCGCTTCGAACTCGACTGCTCGCGCTTCAGGCCGCCGGAGGCGGGCGGGCAGATGCGCCTGCTCTGA
- a CDS encoding DUF1330 domain-containing protein — MTENHIDPSPKNFQAFKDLPRDEPIHMLNLLLYRDKAEYPEGHEHADKGWTGRRAYEEYGRTSGPIFRRVGGRIVWRGTFQAMVTGPETRAWHDGFVAEYPNAGAFFAMIKDPDYQHAVINRTAALVDSRLVRFAPGEAGEGFG, encoded by the coding sequence ATGACCGAAAACCATATCGACCCTTCGCCGAAGAACTTCCAGGCCTTCAAGGACTTGCCGCGCGACGAGCCGATCCACATGCTCAACCTGCTGCTCTACCGCGACAAGGCCGAGTATCCCGAAGGGCATGAACACGCCGACAAGGGCTGGACCGGCCGCCGGGCTTACGAAGAATACGGGCGCACGTCCGGCCCGATCTTCCGCCGAGTGGGCGGGCGGATCGTGTGGCGGGGGACCTTCCAGGCCATGGTGACAGGCCCCGAGACGCGCGCCTGGCACGACGGTTTCGTCGCCGAATACCCGAACGCAGGGGCCTTCTTCGCGATGATCAAGGACCCGGATTACCAGCACGCCGTCATCAACCGCACGGCGGCGCTGGTGGACAGTCGCCTCGTGCGGTTCGCGCCGGGCGAAGCGGGCGAGGGGTTCGGGTAA
- a CDS encoding long-chain fatty acid--CoA ligase — protein MAVLGAMQDWTMRITSVIDHAAREAGGREIVTRWADGSVTRTDWAGIRRDALKMAQALQRLGIRPGERVASLAMNHSRHLVSWYGVAGMGGVLHTVNPRLFEDQLEYIVNHAEDRVLLYDAAFQPIVDGMRDRWPTVEHYVCYDSGDNAPAFEDWIAAEDGDFEWITGDERDPCMICYTSGTTGNPKGVQYEHRSTVMHAIAGLQPAAFNFSGSSVMLPVVPMFHAASWGLPYAGAMAGIKFVFSAVNDPAVLHQLMIDEKVTDSAGVPTVWLAHFQYCDANGLDLPPLKAATIGGSAAPKFMIERLMKNGTRVQHAWGMTETSPIGTVGGPTWDWDELSFEEKVRKTAMQGRPIFGVELRTVDLDDMASELPRDGKTAGALQIRGPWVIRRYFKAEKDAVNNEGWFDTGDVGILHPDGTLQLTDRTKDVIKSGGEWISSVELENAAGGHPAVAEAACVGMPHPKWDERPVLFVVKKPEAEVTGEEIIEHLRGQVAKWWLPDAVEFIDQIPHTATGKISKKDLRDRFSDYRLEA, from the coding sequence ATGGCCGTTCTCGGAGCGATGCAGGACTGGACCATGCGGATCACCAGCGTGATCGATCATGCCGCGCGCGAGGCCGGGGGGCGCGAGATCGTGACCCGCTGGGCCGACGGCAGCGTCACGCGCACCGACTGGGCCGGGATCCGGCGCGACGCGCTGAAGATGGCGCAGGCGCTGCAGCGGCTCGGGATCAGGCCGGGCGAACGGGTCGCGAGCCTCGCGATGAACCATTCGCGCCATCTCGTCAGCTGGTACGGCGTCGCGGGGATGGGCGGGGTGCTCCACACCGTGAACCCGCGCCTGTTCGAGGACCAGCTCGAATACATCGTCAACCACGCCGAGGACCGGGTACTGCTCTACGATGCCGCGTTCCAGCCGATCGTCGACGGGATGCGCGATCGCTGGCCCACGGTCGAGCATTACGTCTGCTACGATTCCGGCGACAACGCGCCCGCCTTCGAGGACTGGATCGCGGCGGAGGACGGCGATTTCGAATGGATCACCGGGGACGAGCGCGACCCGTGCATGATCTGCTACACCTCCGGCACGACCGGCAATCCCAAGGGCGTGCAGTACGAACACCGCTCGACCGTGATGCACGCCATCGCGGGCCTCCAGCCGGCGGCGTTCAATTTCTCCGGCTCTTCGGTCATGCTCCCGGTCGTGCCGATGTTCCACGCGGCGAGTTGGGGCCTGCCCTATGCGGGCGCGATGGCCGGGATCAAGTTCGTGTTCTCCGCGGTCAACGACCCGGCGGTGCTCCACCAGCTGATGATCGACGAGAAGGTGACGGACAGCGCGGGCGTGCCGACCGTGTGGCTCGCCCATTTCCAGTATTGCGACGCCAACGGGCTCGACCTGCCGCCCTTGAAGGCCGCGACGATCGGCGGGTCGGCGGCGCCGAAGTTCATGATCGAGCGGCTGATGAAGAACGGCACCCGCGTCCAGCACGCCTGGGGGATGACCGAAACCAGCCCGATCGGCACGGTCGGCGGACCCACCTGGGACTGGGACGAGCTCAGTTTCGAGGAGAAGGTCCGCAAGACGGCCATGCAGGGCCGCCCGATCTTCGGGGTGGAGCTGCGGACGGTCGACCTCGACGACATGGCGAGCGAATTGCCGCGCGACGGGAAGACCGCGGGCGCGCTGCAGATCCGCGGGCCCTGGGTGATAAGGCGCTACTTCAAGGCCGAGAAGGACGCGGTCAACAACGAAGGCTGGTTCGACACCGGCGATGTCGGCATCCTGCACCCCGACGGCACGCTCCAGCTGACCGACCGGACCAAGGACGTGATCAAGTCGGGGGGCGAATGGATCAGCTCGGTCGAGCTCGAAAACGCTGCCGGCGGCCACCCCGCCGTGGCCGAAGCCGCCTGCGTCGGGATGCCGCATCCCAAGTGGGACGAACGCCCGGTGCTCTTCGTGGTCAAGAAGCCCGAAGCCGAGGTCACGGGCGAGGAGATCATCGAGCACCTGCGCGGGCAGGTCGCGAAATGGTGGCTCCCCGACGCGGTCGAGTTCATCGACCAGATCCCGCACACCGCGACCGGCAAGATCTCCAAGAAGGACCTGCGCGACCGGTTCTCGGACTACAGGCTGGAAGCGTGA
- a CDS encoding OmpA family protein → MTRTAWLLAGSAAMVAVPAAARDGAFYVGVDGGIMLEDQLDVDIDAGRPDGLQDNAAFADTNTGLDADIVFGYDFGAFRLEAEGGYKRAGYDSLTVVSPDLVPGADIAPGTVVQNEKDLSIFSGMVNGILEYGKTFQIFAGGGAGFANVDLPVEVAGVGTVIDDSTTDFAWQLLGGFRFAVTDNIDLGVKYRYFVIDEFEFDSAAGAPLEADFQSHSVLASLRYNFGRAPEPAMAPAPEPAAPPPPPPPPPPPPPPPPPPAPPPPQPACNTGPYIVFFDFDESTITAEAASILDSAVTAYSNCGTANVMLAGHTDRAGSATYNMALAARRNDSVREYLAGRGVPEARMSSEAFGESQPRVPTADGVREAQNRRVEITYGPNSGM, encoded by the coding sequence ATGACAAGAACAGCGTGGTTACTGGCGGGGTCCGCCGCAATGGTCGCCGTGCCCGCGGCGGCGCGCGACGGGGCATTCTACGTCGGCGTGGACGGGGGCATCATGCTCGAGGACCAGCTCGATGTCGACATCGACGCGGGCCGCCCGGACGGGCTGCAGGACAACGCCGCCTTCGCCGATACCAACACCGGGCTCGATGCCGACATCGTGTTCGGTTACGATTTCGGTGCATTCCGGCTCGAGGCGGAAGGCGGTTACAAGCGCGCGGGTTATGACAGCCTGACCGTGGTGAGCCCCGATCTCGTCCCGGGTGCCGATATCGCGCCGGGCACCGTCGTCCAGAACGAGAAGGATCTCTCGATCTTCAGCGGCATGGTCAACGGCATCCTCGAATACGGCAAGACGTTCCAGATCTTCGCCGGCGGCGGCGCGGGTTTCGCCAATGTCGACCTGCCGGTCGAAGTCGCGGGGGTCGGCACGGTGATCGACGATTCGACCACCGATTTCGCCTGGCAGCTGCTCGGCGGATTCCGCTTCGCGGTCACCGACAACATCGACCTCGGCGTCAAGTACCGCTATTTCGTGATCGACGAGTTCGAATTCGACAGCGCGGCCGGTGCCCCGCTCGAAGCCGACTTCCAGAGCCATTCGGTCCTCGCCAGCCTGCGCTACAATTTCGGCCGCGCGCCCGAGCCCGCGATGGCCCCCGCGCCCGAGCCGGCCGCTCCGCCGCCGCCGCCTCCTCCGCCCCCGCCCCCGCCGCCGCCGCCGCCTCCGCCGGCTCCTCCGCCGCCGCAGCCGGCGTGCAACACCGGGCCCTACATCGTGTTCTTCGACTTCGACGAATCGACGATCACCGCGGAAGCCGCCTCGATCCTCGACAGCGCGGTGACCGCCTATTCGAATTGCGGGACCGCCAACGTCATGCTCGCCGGGCACACCGACCGGGCCGGTTCGGCGACCTACAACATGGCGCTCGCCGCGCGCCGCAACGATTCGGTCCGCGAATACCTCGCCGGCCGGGGCGTGCCCGAGGCGCGCATGTCGAGCGAAGCCTTCGGCGAATCGCAGCCGCGCGTGCCCACCGCGGACGGCGTGCGCGAGGCGCAGAACCGCCGGGTCGAGATCACCTACGGACCCAATTCGGGGATGTAA